From Nicotiana tabacum cultivar K326 chromosome 20, ASM71507v2, whole genome shotgun sequence, one genomic window encodes:
- the LOC107797244 gene encoding uncharacterized protein LOC107797244, producing the protein MRNGRCTKHFPKKFVENTTIDEDGYPVYKRRDNGRTIQKEGIESDNRYVVPHNRYLLLKYGAHINIEWCNQSRSIKYLFKYVNKGHDRVTTTFSQSVHEEDSSAIDEIKMYYDCRYISTCEAAWRIFKFPIQHREPSVERLSFHLPNEQTVIFSDDDPIDHVANRPSVKESKFLSWFEANNTYEEARELTYAEFSLKFVWNKKLKKWEKRRNSAFSIGRIFFVPLGSGEQYYLRMLLNVIKGPKCYEDLRRINNHDYLTFRDACYAMGLLDDDKEYVDAIKEASNRGMPSYLRQLFAMLLLSNSMLRPEYVWEATWILLSDDILHEERRMLDNPEAELTNDELKNRCLQKLEIFLKGCGRTLYDFPTMPRPVFNEEEIDNTNALICEEMHYNRCSLSREHEDLLVKLTMEQKLVYDRIIKAVHEDKGGFFFLYGHGGTGKTFIWRTLSSAIRSKGDIVLTVASSGIASLLLPGGRTAHSRFAIPLNATEDSTCNIKQGTPLSKLIVKTKLIIWDEAPMMHRYCFEALDRTLRDILRFKDASNLDRPSGGKTVVLGGDFRQILPVIPKGSRQDIVNATLNSSYLWNHCQVLKLTKNMRLEGNQVDSHLNDLRQFSDWILAIGDGMIGNSVDGIDKVHISDDLIINNCGDPISAIVESTYPDFLSHCTDLTYLQQRGILAPTLDMVESINEYMVSLNQSQPKTFFSFDTICMSDDAFTGLEHIHTLEFLNTIKCSGIPNHVITLKVGVPVMLLRNIDPSSGLCNGTRLIITRLGNRVIEAKILSGNMAGQKVFISRMSLTPSDARIPFKFQRRQFPIVVSFAMTINKSQGQSLSHVGLYLKKPVFTHGQLYVALSRVTKRKGLKILVYDDDGEISNEAKNVVYKEVFRNLLGE; encoded by the exons ATGCGTAATGGTAGATGTACAAAACACTTTCCAAAGAAGTTTGTAGAAAATACCACAATTGATGAAGATGGATATCCTGTATATAAAAGAAGGGACAATGGTAGAACTATCCAGAAAGAAGGAATTGAATCGGATAACAGGTACGTGGTGCCACACAATAGATATTTATTGTTGAAGTATGGCGCACATATAAATATTGAATGGTGCAATCAATCTCGGTCAATCAAGTACTTATTTAAGTACGTTAATAAGGGTCATGATCGTGTGACAACAACTTTTTCTCAAAGTGTGCATGAGGAAGACTCATCGGCTATTGATGAAATAAAAATGTATTATGATTGTCGATACATATCAACCTGTGAAGCTGCTTGGAGAATTTTTAAATTTCCAATTCAGCATAGAGAACCTTCGGTAGAAAGACTTTCCTTTCATCTACCAAATGAACAAACAGTTATTTTCTCTGATGATGATCCAATTGATCATGTTGCCAATAGACCAAGTGTAAAGGAATCAAAGTTTTTAAGCTGGTTCGAGGCAAATAATACATATGAAGAAGCAAGAGAATTAACATATGCAGAATTTTCTCTTAAGTTTGTGTggaataaaaaactaaaaaagtgggaaaaaagaagaaattcaGCTTTTTCAATAGGAAGAATATTCTTTGTACCACTTGGAAGTGGAGAGCAATATTACCTTCGAATGTTGTTGAATGTAATTAAAGGACCTAAGTGTTATGAGGATTTACGCAGAATCAACAATCACGACTATTTAACTTTTAGAGATGCATGTTATGCAATGGGTTTATTAGATGATGACAAAGAGTATGTGGATGCCATAAAGGAGGCAAGTAACAGGGGAATGCCATCATATCTTAGGCAATTATTTGCTATGTTACTATTATCCAATTCAATGTTACGACCAGAATATGTTTGGGAGGCAACATGGATTTTATTATCAGATGATATCTTACATGAAGAAAGAAGAATGTTGGATAATCCAG aGGCTGAGCTAACAAATGATGAACTAAAGAATCGTTGTCtacaaaagttggaaattttttTGAAAGGTTGCGGAAGAACGTTATACGATTTTCCAACAATGCCAAGACCGGTTTTCAATGAAGAGGAAATTGACAACACAAATGCACTAATCTGTGAAGAAATGCATTATAATAGGTGCTCTTTGTCTAGGGAACATGAAGATTTATTGGTTAAATTGACAATGGAGCAAAAGTTAGTTTATGACAGAATTATCAAAGCAGTGCATGAGGACAAAGGTGGATTCTTCTTTTTATATGGTCATGGAGGAACCGGGAAGACATTTATTTGGAGGACTTTGTCATCTGCCATAAGATCTAAAGGAGATATTGTGTTAACAGTTGCATCCAGCGGAATTGCATCTCTTTTGTTACCAGGAGGCCGAACAGCTCATTCGAGATTTGCAATCCCACTAAATGCAACTGAAGATTCAACATGTAATATCAAGCAAGGTACTCCTTTATCAAAATTGATTGTCAAGACAAAGTTAATTATTTGGGATGAAGCACCAATGATGCATAGATATTGTTTTGAAGCTCTAGACAGAACTCTAAGAGATATTCTTAGATTTAAAGATGCATCCAATTTAGATCGTCCATCTGGAGGAAAAACCGTTGTTCTTGGTGGTGACTTTAGACAAATACTTCCAGTCATTCCAAAAGGTAGTAGACAAGATATTGTTAATGCTACCCTTAATTCTTCATATTTGTGGAATCACTGTCAAGTGTTAAAGCTAACAAAAAATATGAGGTTGGAAGGAAATCAGGTGGATTCACATTTGAATGATCTAAGACAATTTTCTGATTGGATTTTAGCAATAGGTGATGGTATGATTGGAAATTCTGTTGATGGTATCGATAAAGTTCACATCTCTGATGATCTTATCATAAATAATTGTGGCGATCCAATTTCTGCGATTGTGGAAAGTACATATCCAGATTTTTTAAGTCATTGCACTGATTTAACATACCTGCAACAAAGAGGAATTCTTGCTCCCACTCTTGACATGGTTGAATCAATCAACGAATACATGGTTTCACTaaaccaaagtcaaccaaaaacaTTTTTTAGTTTCGATACAATTTGCATGTCAGACGATGCTTTTACAGGTTTGGAACACATACATACACTTGAATTCCTAAACACTATTAAGTGTTCTGGAATTCCAAATCATGTTATCACTTTGAAAGTGGGTGTCCCAGTGATGTTATTGAGAAATATAGACCCATCTTCAGGGCTATGTAATGGAACAAGATTAATCATCACTAGACTTGGTAATCGAGTTATCGAAGCAAAAATTTTATCGGGAAATATGGCTGGACAAAAGGTCTTCATTTCGAGAATGTCATTAACTCCATCTGATGCAAGAATACCTTTTAAATTCCAACGAAGGCAATTTCCAATAGTTGTATCCTTTGCAATGACGATAAACAAAAGTCAAGGACAATCTTTATCTCATGTTGGGTTATATTTGAAAAAACCGGTCTTCACACATGGCCAGCTTTACGTTGCTCTATCACGGGTTACAAAAAGAAAGGGATTAAAAATTTTGGTTTATGATGATGATGGAGAAATTTCAAATGAAGCAAAAAATGTGGTTTACAAAGAAGTTTTCCGTAATTTACTTGGAGAATGA
- the LOC107797263 gene encoding large ribosomal subunit protein eL30-like has product MVTTGKKTKKTHESINNRLALVMKSGKYSLGYKTVLKTLRSSKGKLILISNNCPPLRKSEIEYYAMLSKVGVHHFNGNNVDLGTACGKYFRVSCLSIIDPGDSDIIKSLHGDH; this is encoded by the exons ATGGTGACCACTGGAAAGAAAACA AAGAAGACACATGAAAGCATAAACAACAGGTTAGCACTTGTAATGAAGAGCGGCAAGTATTCTCTTGGTTACAAGACTGTTCTCAAGACCCTCAGGAGCTCTAAAG GAAAGTTGATATTGATATCCAACAACTGTCCTCCGTTGAGGAAATCTGAGATTGAGTACTATGCTATGCTCTCTAAAGTTGGTGTTCACCATTTCAATGGAA ACAATGTTGATCTTGGGACAGCATGTGGCAAGTATTTCCGTGTCTCATGCCTAAGCATAATTGACCCAG GTGATTCGGACATCATCAAGTCTCTGCACGGAGATCATTGA
- the LOC142174744 gene encoding uncharacterized protein LOC142174744, which yields MVKALQQGPWFINGYFLSVQRWEANFVASEAKPLFTAIWLELPQLSTEFYDSLILQRIGNTIGKLLKVDACTSATHRGRYARLCVEIPMNTTVKSFIFIGSHKQDICYEDEKFLCKNCGRLGHVAPQCHYTINKQGAKEPVIPTIPGEIQKQDQETNGRRLEDSLICQDKKEAYSIFYNSHSYSKCPRYTTDTLVIVIRNMKHEYEKMKS from the exons ATGGTGAAAGCTTTGCAGCAAGGCCCTTGGTTCATTAATGGTTACTTTTTATCTGTTCAACGATGGGAGGCTAACTTTGTTGCTTCTGAGGCAAAACCTCTGTTTACGGCTATATGGTTAGAGCTTCCCCAACTTTCCACAGAATTTTACGATAGTCTAATCTTGCAAAGGATTGGGAACACGATAGGGAAACTGTTAAAGGTTGATGCATGCACATCTGCTACTCATAGGGGTAGATATGCAAGGCTATGTGTAGAAATCCCCATGAACACTACTGTTAAGTCCTTTATTTTTATTGGTTCTCATAAACAGGACATTTGCTATGAAGATGAAAAATTCTTGTGCAAAAATTGTGGGAGATTAGGCCATGTTGCTCCTCAGTGTCACTACACCATTAATAAACAAGGTGCCAAAGAACCAGTTATCCCCACCATTCCTGGAGAAATACAAAAGCAGGATCAAGAAACCAATGGAAGACGATTGGAAGACAGTCTCATTTGCCAAGACAAAAAGGAAGCTTACTCGATCTTCTACAACTCCCACTCATATTCAAAATGTCCCAG gtacacaactgacacgctggttattgtaatccgaaatatgaagcatgaatacgaaaaaatgaagagttga